The following DNA comes from Megalobrama amblycephala isolate DHTTF-2021 linkage group LG20, ASM1881202v1, whole genome shotgun sequence.
TcccaacggtaagcttgtaataatgttttataattctaacatttttgcaatattacttgaaactgtctttactaactgaaaaaatactatttattaggtgcactgaaaggaataatattaatatacatcatctgtgcacgaggtagggccttaaaaacatcagccaatcgtttacgcgatcatcgcgtaaacgattggccctctggcttgtcaatcactgccattacgttccttgtgagagacgtgcgcggctgcgcgctccagtaactttccacactccacaggcgccgcatgcaatgtttttgtcaggagacaggagtaacaactgcagattatgagttacctgcggtgagtccgacataatgaatccactaacacgacacagcgaatgccggtggtaaacaaacactcgtgttccaatactcatgcacgagttttaggaggcgttccctcgaaatgagctgtgaaggaggggggttgttcttacgcatgtgctcatttaaaaaactcactaacagtctttggtttctcagtcgacgaaaagatcctctgtagcacctttaaggaagaaaagttttttttttttttttattccactcGTAAGGAGATAACATTCCACAAATAGTAATGTCATATtctaattgatttttttatgttttcacaGACCCCTGCTATAACTACACTGTGCTGGATGATCCACGGAGAGCCACTAACTATCTATATTCCTCTCAAATAATGTGTGACGCTTGGGTCAGCTGGAACGGTTGGTATCGTCTCTTCATTCAGGGTCAGAGCGTTCAGATGCCAGACACATGTGTTGATGAGTATAGTTGTGGCACTGCTGCACCACTGTGGCTGAACGGAGGACATCCAAAAGTTGAGGATGGAGTGGTCACTCGAGATGTCTGCGGTAACTGGAAAAATAACTGCTGTTACTTCCGATCCAGTTCCATTAAAGTCAAAGCCTGTCCTGGCAATTACTACGTCTATGAGTTTGTGAGTCCAGTTACCTGTCATTCAGCATACTGCGCAGGTACAGTAAACATAATTTGCATTCAtccatgaatgtgtttgtgtaatgtATTACATATATGTGTttttgtccatctgtctgttttTGGCATACTATGGAGGTAATTACATTCAATTTCATCAATTATCTGATTATTGatcattatttgttttattttttccagaaGTTAGGAACAGTATCATCAATAAACCTACTGTCACTCCAAACACAACGTTGGCAGGTAATGTATATGCTATGGCTTCTACTGACTGCTGAAGTTTTGACAGGATGTATCATGAAAATCTATCATTCAGTAGAGTCagggtgtgtttgtgtctgtagTTACAGGCTGTAGATAAAAGTGTTTGAAATTTGCCTGAAGCACATGTTCATTACCACATACTCATGTTATTTTACTGCATTAACTCCACTTGATGTTCGAATGAATTGTAAGAAATGTAACTGTACAAAATCTAtacacaactttttttctattactaagatgagatgagatgagacagACATCCTTAAATGCTGTGTCTATATCAACGTACAAAATTGTTGACAAAAAAAGACTAGActaaaatatagttttaaaaaactACCACAATTTCTATATATAGATAAGAGATTTTGTCTTAGaagtagggctggacaataattcaatatcaatatatatcgcgatataatttttttcgataacggtgatatgattttaaaacacatttccggtatttcgatatatacattacaacatttctgactgacttgaggcgcagccgttagaaagagcagaacgcgaTTGGCCATTGGCGTGATGACGTACACCACAGAGACACGCAGCCATCAGCCAGTGCTCAgcgttaatatggtttgtttaaaatagcaacatggaaaacagaccgacagagttcagataatgtatgtttcagtcgatggatgcgcaaaacgttacaacaacgataatcaaaaagcgtggacaaaacagtcactctttgtaaactgttaacagctagtgccgtctgctctaatgtccagtcatttacgccgtcatcacccgggtgttgatagcgcgcgagcgtatgtgagacctgaacagcacacgatGCTATCTGTTTAAACTAATTTCATTTAAgctttgctgatttaaaccttcaagaacaagacgcgaaagagaactcgcacgcgctgtgagaagatttgtgtgcgctcatccgacgcgcgcacacgcttatttcagacagcgcgcaaatactgacttctctttcaagtcttgcgcttcggcggacaaattcatacaaaaattaagtcagcatgcccgtcttggcgagtatcctagcaaacatagtcggctatgtcttaagtgaacgtataacagtcgagaaagacagcgcatgtgtaacagtatatgtagctactggatcgtgcatgtcttaaaggggaaaaaaactattcctgctgcctgtttttaatgttaaatcaaacaacaaataacaaagaaatcactcactgctcttgactgaatagtttttgtaacttcaataatgattcatctttatttattttatacagtaaagataatatgcagtgttattttatatttgattactttatccattttctgtacctgaaaactactgttagatacctgaaaacctgaaaagcactgtttattttatttgaatatttgctttattgtacttatttgtgatgtacttatttgcttgtagtttgatcgtttgttcttattttctttatttttatttgacagtagtcttatttttagggtcacggtttcggtaTGTGCACATACCGAACTGTACCAAAACtgtgaccctaaaaccgtgatacgaACCGGACCATGAGCAATTTGAACCATTGCACCCCTAGTGTCATCAACACTCAACAATGTCCCTGCCccagcaatgtgtttttgttgtttatcactgtttttttctgtttttactgttcacAATCTTTATCTTGGCTGAAGCACTTTTGTTTTAATCTATATTAAGgataataaaatcagcctacgttatagtttaatgttaaagatattaatattacaaaagtgagtgagtcttatgtttattttttatgtttgtatgaaggctaaatacaaataaaagctgaacatacatttatttctactgtttttatatctaaaatattacatagttttataggaagagatttcatagatttggcaaattcatttttcagacattgtggccgttcttggcagtttttctgaggctattatatagttcatatcgatatcggaattatatcgtatcgaccgaaattaagaattatatcgtgatataaattttggccatatcgtccagccctacttaGAAGCCAGtgttttgatacattttgtATAACCTCAAGTAATGTGTTTGTATGATTAGTTTATGCATATGCATAGCTCATCTATACTAGTGtttagggaaaaaaacaaactctTTAGCAGATATACAAATCAAACATGTAATCTCTTCCCAGAAAAAGgaccaaaaataaaatcatatatgCTCTTAAGAATAATATCATTCTAAAGTATCAATTAGATACCTTATACCATATAATATTTCTAAATCATTCTAAAGTACATAGTATTAATTAGAGGGGTTCATGATACAATTTTGGTCCCTGCATGTTTGGTCTATGTTCCCataaaacgtgtgtgtgtgtgtgtgagtgaattaCCTGAATCTGTCCATCGCCTCTCTGCGTTGTCAATTGTGTTGTAAGGGCCCTACAATGAAAGAAATGATATATTAATGGAAAGTAAAATTAAGTATATTCATTTATTCCTTCATAGCATATGCGATTAAATGTTTGGTTCAACTGTTTTGTATTTTCTAAATGAAAAGATGATCTACAATTTGGTGTGTATAACTTAAAACTTATTCgaggaagtttttttttttattattattccacTCTTAGGTAGATCCCATGACACAAGTGTATAATATGAATAGTAATTTAATTTTCTAAttgatttttatgttttcacaGACCCCTGCTATAACTACACTGTGCTGGATGATCCACATAGATCCACCAACAATCATCAATTCACAATGTGTGACACTGCGGTCAGCTGGAGTGGCTGGTACCGTCTCTTCCTTCAGAGTCAGAGTGTTCAGATGCCAGACACATGTGTTGATACAAATAGTTGTGGCACTCACGCCCCACTGTGGCTGAAAGGAGGACATCCAACACTTGAGGATGGAGTGGTCACTCGAGGTGTCTGCGGTAACTGGTTGACTGACTGCTGTTTGTTCCGATCCAATCCCATTAAAGTCAAAGCCTGTCCTGGCAATTACTACGTCTATGAGTTTGTGACCCCAATTACCTGCTATTTGGCATACTGCGCAGGTACAGTAAACATAATTTGCATTTAACCATGACTGTGTTTTTGTGATGTATTACATCTGTGAGTTTGTTAGACCATCTGTCTGTTTTTAGCATACTGTGGAGGTAAATACATTGACATGAGCCTTTTGTActtatgtaatttatatttgtatCTGTTTATTCTTTaagattcattattttatttatttatttttttgcagaaGCTAGGAACATTACCACCAATAATGCTACTGTAACTCCAAACTCAACATTGGCAGGTAATGTATATGCTATGGCTTCTACTGACTGCTGAAGGTTTGacaggtgtgtttgtgtctgtagGTACAGGCTGTAGATAAAACAGTGTTTGAAATTTGCAGATGCTGAAGCACATATTCATTATCACATATGCATATGTCATTTTACTTCCACACTGCCATTTACTTTCCACTTGATGTTTGAATGAATTTTAAGAGAAATGTAACTGTACAAAATCTTtacacacctttttttttttcgattaCTAAGAAGAGGTGACACAGACGTCATTAAATTCTGTCTACATCAACATGCAATATTGACAAAAAAGATGAGActtaaatatagtttaaaaaaaactaccaAAATTTCTCTAtgtagataaaataaaaaaatattttgtcttaCAAGCCAGTGTTTTCATACATTTCATATAACCTAATGTAATGTTTGTATGATTAGTTTatgcatatatttaaaacagcatacaaatgtgtatttgtgtggCTTTTAGTTCATGGCTGCAGGCTTTGAGCTCATCTGTATGCTAGTGTACTTGACTCATTAAAATTAGGGAAAAATTAAACTTAGCGGATACACAAATTAAACTTGTACAATCCCTTCCCAGAAAAAGGACCAAAAACATAATCATATGCTCTTTAGAATGATAATAGCATgtaattgtaatatattttaattagaaTTTAAGCCATTGCACAAACAACTACTGCACTGCAAAGCCATGGTCAGGTAATTTTGAATCAATGGTGCATTCACATCAGAAACATCCCAAGCTCGGTCAATTTGCttatatttaccaagggtgccaaatGGGTGGAGGGTgctgtatttgttttatatttttgtattatatgtatatttattaaagaCGCTGTTACCTGtaacactttgtttcttcaaaaacatttgcaagACTATTAAATATGTAGTGGTTGTATATTTTACTGTTGCATCCACATGAGTCCACCACCAGAGGGCGTCACCGTCCCGCTACTACTCACATCCAGATTTAAACATGAGCCCCATAAATCAGTGTGAAATGTAAACATTAGATAACAGAAATGATTTCTCTTCATTCTCTTGGAAACACCAGGAATATTCTACCCGTTCGGCTCAGCAGCAGGAGACACAAGAAATCCTGCTGTTGATGATGGAAGCTCCTCAGTTATTCCACTTTTGAGTCCATTTCTGTTCTTTGGCCGCAGATACCAGCAGATTTATGTAAGGATTTGATTCCATCTTGATTCTAAATCTAACTGTGAGTGTTGGATATGTTATAAAGTCACCTGTGATCCTGTGGCTGTGATTTTGACAATATTTCTCATGTTCCAGGTTAATAATAATGGACACCTCACATTCAACCAGCCTTCATCACAGTATGTTCCTGACTTCTTTGCTGCTAATAGAAGCCAAGATATAATTGCTGGTCTATGGACCGACCTTGACAACCATGCGAGAGGAGTGGTTTCATATCATCAGTACACTAATGGAAGTGTTCTCACACGCGCCACTCTGGATATAAACAGTCATTTCCCAAATCTGACCTTCAACGCTTCCTGGGTCTTTGTTGCAACTTGGGATAAAGTTCCTTACTACAATTTGACCAACACAGTAAGATTGTACTTCTGAAATATGACTGTTTTCACTTTATCCACAATtcaattacatttcaaaatactaTATTGAACACATAAGTACACAAAATGACagtgacaaagaaaaaaaaaaaacagtaaaaataagaATGAGGTCAGTCAGAAAATGCTCATAAACAGTGAACTCTAAGTGTAAAGTAATTATTCTTTTCAATATTTTTAGGAAACATCGTTTCAAGTGGTTTTAATTTCAGGcagtattttttcatttattctgatgaattaCGGTGATATTGCTGTAACAAGACTTCCAGTGGAGGTAAAAgaaacatgttttcttttttagaaCAAAATGTTACAATTCACTATTGATTATACACTATTTATATGAATAATGTTTTATGTACTTTCAGGCTGGTTATGACACAGTAAACTCCTTTGACTACTTTGTGATTCCTGGATCAATCAACGGGAGCTTCATCTCAAACCTCAAGAACTCCAGTAATGTCAATGTTCCCGGTCGATGggccttcagggtggagggtgGAACAAAGTCAAACAAAGGTAACTGTTCATCGCAATAGAATGTAATATCACACTTAGAAAATGTTTTGGTAACCAACATACATGTACAAAAtgtatacattaaataaatactatactatactttGTATACTGAATGTCTACGTGTGTTTCcctttagaaaacattattggACTTCAAGGGAAACTTTCCTCATTTTTAGACCTAACAGACAGTGGAAACATTCAGATTGTTTTACAGCAAGTAAGACACAAACACTACAAAACTATTTATACAAAATACAGTGGTAATTGATGACATGGGAATGTttgatctgtctgtccatctttTGTTTCAGATAAAACAGGAACTGGTCAAGAATGGTTTGCCAAGCAGCATAGAGCTGAAGTTAAGAAAACTGCAAAAGATAAAGCCATAAATTCtggaaaagaaataaaacagtcCTGTTCACTTAGCGTCTGACAGCACATATCCCACTGTTCATGTGAAGACTGTAAAGACCCCAGTTTTACATTATGTGGTTTCATTTAAAGGATTTAAAAAGGAGACAGAACAGCATggttttataacaaaaaaaagagGTCCATATGACCTTTTTTTCCATATGGAGAATTTGTTTTCCtcaagtttttttaaattttactgTAACTTCCTTAAAGTTTCTGCACTAGGTTTCTTTGCATGTTTGTGACATTTCTTCAATGTGACCAACATTTGTGAGCAAATCGTTATTTTAAGTTGAATCTTTTAAATGAATCGATGATGCAGTTTACAGAACtggtctgaatgattcattcagttcagttcaatgatCTGGTTAGAggaagattatcagtgaataacaaaataaatttctgtctttttttttctcacacaaaactATCTTGTGACTTTAGGAGATTTTAAATATAGTGCATGGGTTGTATGGCTAACATCATACATTTAGTGGTGTTTTTTgatccattttaatttttgaaagACTAATTTTATGGAAAATGTTCTCATTTTACATTACCCATTACATTTAATCAAGATgtacaaatttacaaaataaaaccagacaGGTGAAGTATTTCTTTAATGTCTGCTGCTTTTTTGCCCCATCATATTTTGTGTCATAGGGGCCTATTTTAATGGTCTAATGTGAATGgtgcaagtgcacttagggcatgtccaaatccacttttgctagtttaacgatggaaaaaatggtccaaaagggttgtacctagtctcttaatgagtaaatGGTGTGTTTTGAGTGTAACATGCAATAAATCAATCAGTCTCATCTCctattccctttaaaagccagttgtgctTGCGCCATggtggattcgctatttacatggtggaatttgCAAGTGGAATAACTAAACGCTTCTCCAGCAAGGAAACGGATCTGCTACGGGACAAGTCGGATTCcaccaaaacatttttatctttatgcacacaataataatatgttgcattgtaatccttttatttttaatatttgtcatgtttgtgtgctgctgcgcatccctgtgAGTGCAATAAGCAGAGTGTAGGCACATTGTGTACCCGCATATAGGCGCATATTCATTGACTTTAAAATAGGTTTCAGCtggtcaatggtgcagtctGTTTCAGTTGCttgaaaatagcaatgcgccaatAATGCGCTTGACCACACCtagttttcagaccagcacgtcCATGGGCACACAAATgggcacaaatgcatttgctatttacacAACGAGCCGcaggacatgaaaatgataactgcatcgggctgaaactagcaaaaaacaagTTCAAGaaaagctggtgtgttccaaaacaatgacaaaattcacatttaggagATACAAGTCTTACGGTCTCTCACTTCCATTAAAATtgatcacggattttcatgacatcacatcacacttcagcttctcatcaaatcttccgCCGCCTCCTACACTCGAAATCGGTCATttgctcacacatttactagtttctatgTTGAATGctacatagtgcactatatacaGGATAGGGAATGATTCAGACTGTGTAAATATACTTTCCTTTGACGCGAATAGTGTCACATGGGATGATTCGCTGTAACGCATGAAGTCTGCTCTGGTCAAGAGACACGAGCACACAGAGTGGATCATATGCGAGTCGGCACAGACCACAAAATGTATCGgatccatttgaattctgcacagaatgctgcaTATTAAAGCGATATAAAGGACATTAGGAGGAGAAatggttagagattagaaggaaactgagTCTAATGGCTCTGGCCAAGCTGTAACATAAACGAAACGCtcttggctattttaaaaaaggggtgAGACTGTTCGATATATCGCCCTATctttctgtttcagttgaaatcatgtccacacattgaataatgctgcacgTGCCAAGACACTTCAGCGGGCCTTTAAATTTGAAGTGAATGGCAGTGTGCTGTTCTCTATGAACATTTTGCATTCAGTCTATTAACAAGTTATAGTAGAGTTATAGTAGTTCTGGTCAAAGTGGGGTATtgcatataattttttaaatcctTACAGGTGCTGATCATATCATTAGAATATCagcaaaaagttgatttatttcactaattccattcaaaaagtgaaacttgtatattatattcattcattacacacagactgatatatttcaaatgtttgtttcttttaattttgatgattataactgacaactaaggaagatcccaaattcagtatctcagaaaattagaatattacttaagaccaatacaaagaaaggatttttagaaatcttggccaactgaaaagtatgaacatgaaaagtatgagcatgtacagcactcaatacttagttgggggtccttttgcctgaatcactgcagcaatgcggcgtggcatggagtcgatcagtctgtggcactgctcaggtgttatgagagcccaggttgctctgatagtggccttcagctcttctgcattgttgggtctggcatatcgcatcttcctcttcacaataccccatagattttctatggggttaaggtcaggcgagtttgctggccaattaagaacagggataccatggtccttaaaccaggtactggtagctttggcactgtgtgcaggtgccaagtcctgttggaaaatgaaatctgcatctccataacgttggtcagcagcaggaagcatgaagtgctctaaaacttcctggtatacggctgcgttgaccttggacctcagaaaacacagtggaccaacaccagcagatgacatggcaccccaaaccatcactgactgtggaaactttacactggacctcaagcaacgtggattgtgtgcctctcctctcttcctccagactctgggaccctgatttccaaaggaaatgcaaaatttactttcatcagagaacataactttggacctttttgtctttagcccaggtgagacgcttctgacgctgtctgtggttcaagagtggcttgacacaaggaatgcgacagctgaaacccatgtcttgcatacgtctgtgcgtagtggttcttgaagcactgactccagctgcagtccactctttgtgaatctcccccacatttttgaatgggttttgtttcacaatcatctccagggtgcagttatccctattgcttgtacacttttttctaccacatcttttccttcccttcgcctctctattaatgtgcttggacacagagctctgtgaacagccagcctcttttgcaatgaccttttgtgtcttgccctccttgtgcaaggtgtcaatggtcatcttttggacaactgtcaagtcagcagtcttccccatgattgtgtagcctacagaactagactgagagaccatttaaaagcctttgcaggtgttttaagttaattagctgattagagtgtggcaccaggtgtcttcaatattgaactttttcacaatattctaattttctaagatactgaatttgggattttccttagttgtcagttataatcatcaaaattaaaagaaataaacatttgaaatatatcagtctgtgtttaatgaatgaatataatatacaagtttcactttttgatgatattctaattatatgaccagcacctgaaTGATGTGCACATGAGCTCG
Coding sequences within:
- the LOC125255155 gene encoding uncharacterized protein LOC125255155 is translated as MRLFPVLQLLLVFTSVLTLTRAQTISPLTTSATTSESTTSAPTSESTTSATTSESTTSAPTSESTTSATTSASTTSAPTSPLSTSATTSASTTSATTTLADPCYNYTVLDDPRRSTNNQFSSQLMCDTAVSWRGWYRLFLQGQSAQMPDTCVDVYRCGTFASLWLSGGHPKVEDGVVTRNACGNWSNNCCYFQSSSIKVKACPGNYYVYGFVSPGFCHSAYCAEVRNITINKPTVTPNTTLADPCYNYTVLDDPRRATNYLYSSQIMCDAWVSWNGWYRLFIQGQSVQMPDTCVDEYSCGTAAPLWLNGGHPKVEDGVVTRDVCGNWKNNCCYFRSSSIKVKACPGNYYVYEFVSPVTCHSAYCAEVRNSIINKPTVTPNTTLADPCYNYTVLDDPHRSTNNHQFTMCDTAVSWSGWYRLFLQSQSVQMPDTCVDTNSCGTHAPLWLKGGHPTLEDGVVTRGVCGNWLTDCCLFRSNPIKVKACPGNYYVYEFVTPITCYLAYCAEARNITTNNATVTPNSTLAGIFYPFGSAAGDTRNPAVDDGSSSVIPLLSPFLFFGRRYQQIYVNNNGHLTFNQPSSQYVPDFFAANRSQDIIAGLWTDLDNHARGVVSYHQYTNGSVLTRATLDINSHFPNLTFNASWVFVATWDKVPYYNLTNTETSFQVVLISGSIFSFILMNYGDIAVTRLPVEAGYDTVNSFDYFVIPGSINGSFISNLKNSSNVNVPGRWAFRVEGGTKSNKENIIGLQGKLSSFLDLTDSGNIQIVLQQIKQELVKNGLPSSIELKLRKLQKIKP